From the Trifolium pratense cultivar HEN17-A07 linkage group LG4, ARS_RC_1.1, whole genome shotgun sequence genome, the window tttttttgttacaaaaaatgGCATAGACCAGAATACGTTTCTATAtgatacattttatttatttaaaaaatatgaatatcaatattcttttatttaacaaattaaatatttaatcaaaCCCGTGTAATTTATAATCCaaggaataaaaagtttctaAGCATGATTTATGAAAACTTAAAACAAACATAAGAATTAAAGATTTCCAAGATCACATTTGGAATGAATTTGCTATCCATGAAAACAAACACCCCCAAAGGTAATGATATTGTGCTTGGTTCATACATCCCAAACCTAACATGGAACTACAGCTATTGAAATTTTTGAGCAAATCAGGTTGTATATGAATTTACTCTAACCAGTAAGCATAACATTCGCAAACATAAACCACATAATTTATCATAAGCATCGCATTGGAGTACATCAGAGAGTATTCATTCAAACAAAGCTAAAATAAAATCCTAAGTTACACAACATCAGTTGACAAGGCAGTATTCATTCAAACAAAGCTGAAATAAAATCCTAAGTTACACAACATCAGTTGACAAGGCAGTAAGTAGTCCATGTTACTCTGcaactttcttcttcttaggCATTCTGTAACCACCAACAACACAAGCATGGTCCCTCTCAAATGGTTCAAGAGTCACTTGCTCCATTGGCTTAAATTGATCTGCCTTCAACTTGTTCACTTCACTTTCGAAGACTGCATCAGCAGGGGCTGTAGAATCAATACAATTGGCCtacaataacaataaaattgaaTGAGCTAGATAATCAAGATAGAAATAATGCATAGAAAagttataataaaaaaagaagttttaagTGAATCCTATAAAAAACTTTGAAAAACAAGAAACCAAGTAGGTTTCTGAACAAACCTTGATAGAAATAACAAAATGACCTCCAGCTTTGAGATAATATGAAGCATTCAAACCTAGAATTCTTGCCTGCAACAATCACAAAAATAGTATAAACCAAATTGATACTCTGAATATATGGAGTTCCATCTAACTATTATTTGGTCAAAAGAGTGTATTTTAAGCTTTTTTCTTCAAATGAAGTTCATCTATTTACtaatacaaaacaaacaaatgaatAACCAGAATGCAGACCAAACATCAAAACAGTGCATCTAGACATCAGAGGACGAAGGAGGCTTCACCCCCATCCTTTGCCTTATATCTCTTTATtaaaaggggggggggggggatataaatacaaaaatggCAGGATATAGtccacataaaaatatatacaacattGCAACAGCACAATtgtttaaaataacaaaacaaaaaaattgacgaGCATGAGAAAAAGCACAATTGTTGTGCATCAGAATCTCAGGTCTACATCACCCAAGAAGTCTTGAAGGGGAATCCGAGTAACTCATCAATTGCACCGATATATAGTATCCAAAACACATTTTACTATGAAatgcaaattaattataaaattggaAATGGAAtacaaaatttgagaaaaaaacaatatagacaaagaaaaaaaaaacaaaatatcaatGTGCATCAGAATCTCGGGTCTACATCATTCAAAAAATCTTGAAGGGGAATCCAAGTAGCTCATCACATGCACTGATACACAGCAGAGTATATGGTACCCAAAACATTTttacttcaaaataaaatttgggaGACCAAGTAACACCACAGCAAAAGAGAAATATAAAACTCAACTTGAGAAtgcttaaaataaaaatcagtgTCGACATCCATAAAAACAAGTACTTAGGGAGTCAGTATTCCAAAAAATTTACAACGGTAGGCACTCTGAATTAGTGAACATATTATAACGGTAACATAATAGAGTTCAATGTTTACGAATTTAGGACATTGAGAAAAAATCAAACCAGAACCTGATCAGGCTGAGCAACGTCAGAAAATATGACATCTACCATGCTAACCAACATTCTGTACTTGGCTGGATGTCTAGCATCTTCAATAATAGGAATAACATTGGTACGCTTCTTTGCCATATTGACCAAATCACGGCCACTACGATGGGAGAACTCTACTGCATAGACAATTCCAGTCTACATAAACAGAACATAATATTCTAATCAGCCTTAGTCACACAACATaggttaataaataaataaataaaaatcaaatttgaactCATACTTACCGGACCAACAATATCAGACACATGAGAGACAGATGTTCCTGAAGCAGCTCCTAGGTAAAGAACTTTAGCGCCAGGTTTCTgtataaaacaacaaaaattggtGTCAATAAATTGTATTTGGAAGAGAATGTCAAGTAATAAATGATTATGTCACAAGAAAATAAAGTTTCTTACAATCCATATGTTGTCAACCCCAGCAAGGACAGCAACAGCCAACTTAGAACGGAAAGGATTCCAAATTCTATACTCAACCTTTGTACCATCCTCATTCTGCATAATTTTTGTCACAAAATTGTCATCATGTtattaatgtaaaataaaattaacaattaattaatgattgATTACAActtaataataatgaatcaGACTAGCACAAAAACATACATTCATAGTTAATTTACAAACATGCATATATGTAAATTTAACTCAATCAACAAACAtcattaaaataacaaaatgaaTACAAAGCATAAACAGTTAAAGGTGAGAATGAAATTACCTGAACAGTAAGCCTCTTCTCGTTGTAAACAGTTTCTCCAGGAACAAGATTCTTAGTAAGAAGAATATCGTCCTTACCCTTAGCAAAGAAAATACCATCATGTCTATGAGGCACGACAATAACCTTGTTACCTCCCTTCATTCCACCTCctctaccaccaccaccaccacggCCTCCGCGACCTCCTCTACCTCTATCACCTCCTCTGCCTCCACCTCTAGCCTTAAAAGGGGTACCTCTATCACCACCTCTTCCACCGCCTCTTCCCCCACCAAAACTTCTACCTCCTCTGTctccacctcttccacctctgaACCCACCACGACCTACACAAATTCAAAACaccaaaatcaataaaaatcaaactaCATAGTTCATAAAAACAAGACAAATCCTTCGTTTGAGTAAATTAGCATAAATCAATTTGATTTTAACAAACAAAAGCATCATCAGCGAACTCGATTTGCGATATTTCAATTGAATAAATCAAAACTCAtatgataaataataattaaaatggtgCCAAAAGGTTTACCTCTAGTAGGAGGACCCATTTTAGAGAAACTGCGAAGAGATTTGTTAGAGCGGCTAAGAGGGTTTCTCAGAGCGGcgaagttttatattattataggtgaaaatttagggtttataaaattagggttttgattttCGAAACATGAGAGAAAAAGCCCAGTAGCTAATTGATGACCCGATATGTTCAGTTTTCGGCTTCTGTATTACATCACTGTAATGTAATTAGggcattattttaatttttaaatttttagtttcaaaactatcaattttttttagatcctcaaaacactatcaattttgttatttattttatttgttgtgtaaatgttaattttatttattaattatctcttaatcttttatttatcatttcaatttcaatgtgatgcgattgtttttattttacaattgcataaaactgaaacattaaatattttcaaaataataataaaatagagaatccgaTATTCAAAAGATTTACTTTCTAAGGAGAAGAGACATGGCATTGTAAGTGACCTGATGTggttaaatgaaaaaatattattggtttaaggattatggtttactttacatgggtaacagaatatatatatatatatatatatatatatatatatatatatatatatatatatatatatataggagtaataggatatatctccgcacaacatgtaaatctatttcaaaacacacaaaggatcggatgaaaagagatgtggcaaaatctaagtcacataattgacatataaatagtgacagaattagaaaaactcaaataaaacaaataaaattaaagggtacataccttttaaaaatattccaaagggatatgtgtgaagagcatcaacctcacagttcaGTTCTTTTGAGTAAGAAATGATGACCCAAAacctaaaatcaaaaattataaaaataagtatatcattaaaaaaaaatgaacaaataaaaaagtaaagtaaacgaaagtaaaacaactattacataattcaattaaaaataaggtatatattatttaatttgtatcataatagaatatgaatacacatatacagtagcacttaactaaacctataaatgatgtgcaacacaaaagttgaatgtatgatgtgcaacaaacaaaaaatgtcaaattctcttaattttatttgttatgcaaaaaagttaatttttgcaaaaaataaaataactacaacaaatcatggttttagaaaataacataagtattttTATACCTGATGTACAAAATATGAAGaggcaagataatggaaagagaaattacACATATAAGAcatgaaaaaatctattctcacattcaaccgaAAAAATAAATGGTAATCTTTttaagcacatgattgagcATCAGGGGacgaaaatatttgtttctaacattcgtaatggttagttaggaaaatatgaataggatacaaattaaaacaattgtaacctatatattaaaatattggtagaagactccaatggatgaaaattgaatggtgacttaagagatgaaaaatatattaccgggagttacaaagttaattaatgtgtatttttatattcttttttttttgataataatgtatttttatattctccttattataatatagtatgcaaaagttattatattcgccaaaaaaattaaaggctaagtaaaagcttgagtgagtgtatattaaaaagtcataagtatataaatgtagaatatgaaaagtatagagatgacaataataataataataataataataataataataataataataataataataataataataataataatataagtagaaatgatgtggcattgtatagtaatttaattggatttaaatggatgacatggctaaatgaaacaatttgattggtttaattggattagggttaggagaactatctaggaattatatatatagatgttgcggaatatgactttttttttatgttagttacacatataaataactatttttgatgttgttaaaattatttacaattttaagaaatgattttttttttataaaaaaaaattgtattttttattaggggtccatttttattatttgcccTGGACCTCCAAAATCTCGGAGCCGGCCCTGCCCATGTGGATAATAAGTGTGGTGGCCAATTCACTTGTATAGTTGCCCTTAAGTCCAATGTGGATGATTCCCCGACTGCCCCTTCGTGACCCATCAGTGGGATCAGAGTCGATGCTTCGACGAAGGGTTCGACCGattccttgtatcgaaagtcttcttGACCAAGGTGGTCAGGCGGCATGTCCCGTTGAGTGCGGCCAACAACAATGCAAGTGTATGAATGAAAAAGAAAGCTTCTGCTTGAGGGAGATCATAATGAATTTAATGACTTGACGGGAAGATTGTTGTGTCAAGTGTGATGTGATTTAAGTCTCACATTACTTAGATAATTGGAGATTGAACAATTTATAAGGGATATGACCCATAAATAAACCTAATGCctttaaggttttgggtaaaaatGTAATGACAAACTCATTTGTATGGTTTCTCTCTTAGACATATGTAAATGATCCCTTTGACTGCCCCCTCGTGACCCAACATGAACGTCAAAGGTTTCACCTATCGATCCCTCAGTTTGATGTTCTAAGATTTATATATAAACACAATATGATATGAATAAGATTTGTTAAGAAATTTCATCAGACAAAGCATTAGAGATTGGACtataaaaaaatctattcttGGGTTACTTTCCATAATCCTAAGATGAAGAGAACTAATTACAAATGAACATGGTTTTTTTATAGgcaaattctatggtacatatgTTAATttctaatgtaccggtacattagataattaaattaatagataaatgattattttttaaagtaaatcacttttcttatcattaaaataattatagtaactacatattattcatcaaaaccgtaaaaaatataaaattcgatattttttggatttttattcatcataatagtcaatattgaattttttttaaaaaaatagaaaaattagtataatacttataaacaataaaattgtgttttttcttgtgatattattatttctaaaatacaataatcgactaataattttttaatgcaTAAAAATAATCGCTAATTTAACAATTTACTGACgtgatgtaccggtacattcaaattattcgaaTGTACCGTAGAAGCTCCCTTTTTTATAATAGTTTCATGACTTTTTTGACAGCGTCCAAACTTAATTTTCATATTGAATTATTTCTGCTATCACAACATTAAGAGGTGTTCTTCACAATCACAACCACAAATTGAGTCTTGGATTTCAAGACACCATAATATGCATCAAATTCactattttcttcaaatttcctTGATTTattcttaattataattaaccaaaataaaataaaacaaatgaaaaattctaacaaactttaatataaatttgatttatttaatataaatattactaaaTATCTTACATATTTGCATGtttaattttttccataaacaaACTTAATCTATTATACtattaaatgatatatatatatatatatatatatatatatatatatatatatatatatatatatatatatatatatatatatattttatattgataGAAGTTGGGTTCTGATTTTTGGATTAAAATCACCCTTATTCAGGACCAGCTAGAGGAGTATCCCACCAACTGAGAAgacatttacattttttataaagGCATTTTGGAACATAAGGTGGTGCACAAAAATAGTCATGGTGTACATGGAGGATTAATTGGAGAAAACACCAAGCATATTAGAGGAGTCGTTTAATTCACGAATTTCAATTAGGGGAGATGGCCAAGGAGCCAAATCTAtctattatttgttttattttttaatataatttcgttgttttatattttaagtattaTATGTAAAATTTGATTGGTAATAACACGATgaagtttaaaataaaatattgaaaataaaaaattaaaaattaaatttgattattaaaCCCAAAACTACAAATTAGTAACATTatacaaaatgaaaaatattaaaaatttagtaATGtgtctaaaatatatatttttcaaaattaaaatatgtattttttgaaaactatataatttttgaaatctatattatttttaaaaatgatcgatttatttcttttattattgttttataaACTCCATTAATAAACCCTAATATGGTTCATGTTAggattattttttgaaaactatataatttttgaaatttatattattattaaaaattatcgatttatttcttttattattgttttataGACTCCATTAAAAAAGTCCTTTTATAGGTAAATTTTTGTTAATGATGACCATATATTTGACTTTTACAcacacattaaataaaaaaaaaatcttatattttttgttgaataataaaattagcaaatcttgaaaagaaaaatttctacacaacaattttatttaaaataaccaaatttaaaaattaaaaaagtgaataaatatATCTCACACAAAACTTTAcaaaaaagtttataaatatGTTTCACACCAAACAATTgctacaattttattttatgtatttaaaATTTGGTTATTTTAcgtattttataaataattaaatctaATAAAAGAGATTTTCAATAAGTGTATGAAAACCAATCCATCACATTGTGAATTGTCCATCAGGAGATTATATAACAGGtgacataaattattttcttaattaatatttgGTAACAAATGTTGTCTAGCTAGTTTAGAATGCATGAAACATATTATACAGTGAAACATAAGAGTTCATCATAACTACTTTTTTGATCAACGTCTACATATAAAGAATATTTCTCTAAAATCATTCATCAATAATTGTTGTTTTCGACCCCGTGATACATCTCAAAGTGTTCTTGATATTGaaaaactacttaaaaaaaatcttctctCCAAAGCTTTCATTACGATCACATTcctgaaaaaaaatagaagagagAATCATCAAAAGATAAAAGAagaatataataaagaaaaagttgaagaaaagtTAAGGCAACAAATATAATCACAAAAGagtaaataaatagaaatagaaatataaaaaatgttgaaaGAATATTAAAATATCGTGAGTGAAGAATGTTGAAAgcaaaaacaatatttatagCAAAAACTACACAATCAATTcataatgaaaaaatatttgtaattaaTAACATTCATATGAGAAATGTTTAGCAATTCGTTGACCATAGGAAGGTGAATCATGTAGATATTATTATGCATtatgttctggactgggccaagagctggcccaatcacttctgcccgacatttggggcacagcccactaaagggagacttccccgacacgtcagccaatgacgtgccctgctcgacataatgggtaagcagcacgttaaacacgtgctcaGATATCCATGCATGTTGATCTATTCCAccgtagcttaacagctaagcagcacgtttagtacgtgctcctttatccagCCACAGCTGTCACGGAGCTTATCCCTTACCCGTGAATAGCGGAAcagctccaaccaagatagaggcaaataacggccttcccctacgatacagggacgatcttggcagttgagtctattgggccggttatcccggcccaatagaccaacctttggcccagcgctgggggcactatataagctctcctagacaggagagccaggtattctaaaccattctacactttctttctctctcttctttgtatctcttgtcctctttgctgacttaggcatcggagcacctgcaggtacaaacccccccttcaatgtggaagcttgctcaacggaccggcctcaacctttctgatcatcaggttagatcaCATTATTAAaggtattaaattaaatatgtttatttGGTGAATCATAGAATGTTTGActatgcgtcaaaaaaaaatgtttgactatttgaaaatataattattttttattatttaattattttcgaaattatatttgaaatctatattaatttaaaaattctcCGTATTCTCCATTTTTGTTATATACCCTAACCAAGGATCAAAAATCTAaatcttaataataatatatttctgATTATATTTactattgtttattttaattatcccttttttgttttttctaatatttatgataattatcctttttttttgtttttctaatatatataataatatatattacttGAATTATTTactaatatatgaatataaaaaataataataaaatatattactggaattatttacttttatagaataatattatgataataaaataatagtaaaattacgaattatattatatttactattattatattatatttattatttatttgaattttctgtttttttttaatttatagagTAATTAATATGAGTCATTAATACAATcattaatgttgttttttgtgAAGGATtcctaaatatatatattataaagatgataataaaataatagtaaaattacgaattatattatatttactattattatattatatttactattatttatatttattatttatttgaattttctgttttttttaatttatagagTAATTAATATGAGTCATTAATACAACcattaatgttgttttttgtgAAGGATTCCTAAATACTCctatatatcttttatattataagcttgtatacacaagcaaactctaaaccctaatttgttttccctgttttccctccattttatcttgcaatttttattaaaaaataatacaattttgtcttgactaggattcgaacccacaacccttcagtgcaagacaatatttccaaccactatgacaagtataccaattgtgattaaaattatgtgcaataattgataaacaccatcaattttaaaagtatatcatatcaaaattattgttgactatattattcatcacgaaatatttttatgtctttcgtgatcaatgattttttttctaccggatcataaatttagagaataattatcatgtgagatttggaaagtttttatcacgtgtaatttggaaaattattatcaaactcaattctgctaaattaattttttttttgcaatacgaccaaacacaaccatagtcatgtcactaatcacattcattattttgattttaacattgcagatttaatattaaccgatgatcaattgatacaatatgcactagcagaccaattgtgatctaaattatgtccacaaagtgttaagctccatcaactttcataggaaagatttcatacgacaattaagaaccatcaattttcattg encodes:
- the LOC123924845 gene encoding rRNA 2'-O-methyltransferase fibrillarin 1-like; this encodes MGPPTRGRGGFRGGRGGDRGGRSFGGGRGGGRGGDRGTPFKARGGGRGGDRGRGGRGGRGGGGGRGGGMKGGNKVIVVPHRHDGIFFAKGKDDILLTKNLVPGETVYNEKRLTVQNEDGTKVEYRIWNPFRSKLAVAVLAGVDNIWIKPGAKVLYLGAASGTSVSHVSDIVGPTGIVYAVEFSHRSGRDLVNMAKKRTNVIPIIEDARHPAKYRMLVSMVDVIFSDVAQPDQARILGLNASYYLKAGGHFVISIKANCIDSTAPADAVFESEVNKLKADQFKPMEQVTLEPFERDHACVVGGYRMPKKKKVAE